The following are encoded together in the Arthrobacter sp. Y-9 genome:
- a CDS encoding TetR/AcrR family transcriptional regulator yields the protein MSPTGTADTDAVASARRASGRPKGADSAARRDEILTTAARVFSEEGYRGTSMSSLARACGLSLTGLLHHFPTKDALLAAVMAWRDAQDLALLGGPDREEPRGWAAVDRLVDLVQHNTRQPGMVRLFTTLAGEATAHDHPASSWLLEHHRLAEAKILRSFQEAAEDGRLLPGAPVESLARCLVAAMDGLQLQWLSDPDDDGSAMADDFAALVRTIRECWGR from the coding sequence ATGAGCCCCACGGGCACGGCGGACACCGACGCTGTCGCGTCCGCCCGCCGCGCCAGTGGCCGGCCCAAAGGCGCCGACAGCGCCGCCCGGCGGGACGAGATCCTGACCACCGCGGCGCGGGTCTTCTCCGAGGAAGGGTACCGGGGCACGTCGATGAGCTCCCTGGCGCGGGCCTGCGGCCTGAGCCTGACGGGACTGCTGCACCACTTCCCCACCAAGGACGCGCTCCTGGCGGCGGTCATGGCGTGGCGCGACGCCCAGGACCTGGCTCTCCTGGGCGGGCCCGACCGGGAAGAGCCACGGGGCTGGGCCGCCGTGGACCGCCTGGTGGACCTGGTCCAGCACAACACCCGCCAGCCCGGCATGGTCCGGCTCTTCACCACCCTGGCCGGGGAGGCGACCGCCCACGATCACCCCGCCAGCTCCTGGCTCCTGGAACACCACCGGCTGGCGGAGGCGAAGATCCTCCGGTCCTTCCAGGAGGCGGCCGAGGACGGACGGCTCCTGCCCGGCGCCCCCGTGGAATCGCTGGCGCGGTGCCTCGTGGCGGCCATGGACGGGCTGCAGCTCCAGTGGCTGTCCGATCCGGACGACGACGGCTCCGCCATGGCCGACGACTTCGCCGCCCTGGTCCGGACCATCCGGGAGTGCTGGGGCCGCTAG
- a CDS encoding glycoside hydrolase family 3 C-terminal domain-containing protein — translation MTESPSTDSTGTDAPQQEAIAQAISRLSLEEKVRLLTGETAFTLPGNDAIGLAPLAFSDGPTGVRGLKFMGGDAVALFPNATLIASSWDDAIAEEVGGMLSEEAHRQNIHVVLGPTINLHRTPLGGRLFEAYSEDPYLTGRAASAYVRGLQDGAPDADGAGRRGGGTGACLKHLVANESEILRNFMNSQVSETALREVYLLPFEMAVQDAHPWAMMAAYNDVNGITATEQDHVQNGIVKGEWGWDGLIMSDWFATKRTVESANGGLDLVMPGPSGPWGERLVAAVRRGDVAESTVDDHVARLLLLARRTGAFAADRADRADGASPFASGMPAPDSAERREQLRRIATRGMTLLKNADGALPLAGDGPVALVGRSAVATVCMGGGSAQVTPPYQVTIAEGLSARLGDRLTVVDGVAIRRRPVAASAEFLSDPVSGEPGLRVTQLAADGREISSAHSPVASLSTGFDDPSQESPAAVRLDAVLGSGGTVRVGGIGAGHWRLVVTGPDGAVLADLDRDVTTEGFDPGEGILRPPAFSEVLELPEGSRISATQTFRPVDWRSVLAAQPHVRVAEESHLFAASGVGLATLVAEPIPVSDDDALAAAEDAARRAGTAVVVVGLTEEDETEAADKHTLALPGRQDELVTRVAAAAERTVVVVNAATPVLMPWLDAVDAVLIVGLPGQEGGHAVADVLTGTAEPTGRLVTSFPSADGAAPAWSTQPDETLTLDYSDGTAIGYRGYHAGDAPEPLFWFGAGLGYGAWEYADAGLPDDDGVPVVSLTLRNVSARGSREVVQLYYVPAEAGQPVRLAGYANVEVPAGGAVPVTVRADPRLFRRWDEAVGAWQELTGGEFLLARGLGDVRARVSWG, via the coding sequence ATGACCGAGAGCCCCAGCACGGACAGCACGGGCACGGACGCCCCGCAGCAGGAGGCGATCGCCCAGGCGATCAGCCGGCTCAGCCTCGAGGAGAAGGTCCGGCTCCTGACCGGCGAGACCGCGTTCACCCTGCCCGGGAACGACGCGATCGGCCTCGCGCCCCTCGCCTTCTCCGACGGACCCACCGGCGTGCGCGGCCTGAAGTTCATGGGCGGCGACGCCGTCGCACTCTTCCCCAATGCCACCCTCATCGCGTCCTCCTGGGACGACGCGATCGCCGAGGAAGTGGGCGGGATGCTCTCCGAGGAGGCTCACCGCCAGAACATCCACGTCGTCCTCGGACCGACCATCAACCTGCACCGCACCCCCTTGGGCGGCCGGCTCTTCGAGGCCTATTCGGAGGACCCGTACCTGACCGGCCGGGCGGCGAGCGCCTATGTCCGCGGTCTGCAGGACGGCGCCCCCGACGCCGACGGCGCCGGACGGCGCGGCGGCGGCACGGGAGCGTGCCTCAAGCACCTCGTGGCCAACGAATCCGAGATCCTGCGCAATTTCATGAACTCCCAGGTCTCCGAGACGGCCCTGCGCGAGGTGTACCTCCTGCCGTTCGAGATGGCCGTGCAGGACGCTCACCCGTGGGCCATGATGGCCGCATACAACGACGTCAACGGCATCACCGCCACCGAGCAGGACCACGTCCAGAACGGGATCGTGAAGGGCGAGTGGGGCTGGGACGGCCTCATCATGAGCGACTGGTTCGCCACCAAGCGCACCGTGGAGTCGGCCAACGGCGGCCTGGACCTGGTCATGCCGGGTCCGTCCGGCCCGTGGGGCGAGCGGCTCGTGGCCGCCGTCCGGCGCGGTGACGTGGCCGAGAGCACCGTGGACGACCACGTCGCCCGTCTCCTCCTCCTGGCCCGTCGCACCGGCGCCTTCGCCGCGGACCGGGCGGACCGGGCGGACGGGGCCTCGCCCTTCGCCTCCGGCATGCCCGCCCCGGACTCCGCCGAGCGACGCGAGCAGCTGCGCCGCATCGCCACCCGCGGCATGACCCTGCTGAAGAACGCCGACGGCGCCCTCCCCCTGGCCGGCGACGGCCCGGTCGCGCTCGTAGGCCGCTCCGCCGTGGCCACCGTGTGCATGGGAGGCGGCTCGGCACAGGTCACACCGCCGTACCAGGTCACCATCGCCGAGGGTCTGAGCGCCCGGCTCGGGGACCGCCTGACCGTGGTGGACGGGGTGGCCATCCGCCGCCGCCCGGTCGCCGCCTCCGCAGAGTTCCTCAGCGACCCGGTCTCGGGCGAACCCGGCCTCCGGGTCACCCAGCTCGCCGCCGACGGCCGTGAGATCTCCAGCGCGCACTCCCCCGTGGCCTCCCTCAGCACCGGCTTCGACGACCCCAGCCAGGAGTCGCCCGCGGCCGTCCGTCTCGACGCCGTGCTCGGCAGCGGCGGGACCGTCCGCGTGGGCGGCATCGGCGCAGGTCACTGGCGGCTCGTCGTCACCGGGCCGGACGGCGCGGTGCTCGCCGACCTCGACAGGGACGTCACCACCGAGGGCTTCGACCCGGGCGAAGGAATCCTCCGCCCACCCGCCTTCTCCGAGGTCCTCGAGCTTCCCGAGGGCAGCCGGATCAGCGCCACCCAGACGTTCCGGCCGGTGGACTGGCGTTCCGTGCTGGCCGCGCAGCCGCACGTGCGCGTCGCCGAGGAGAGCCACCTGTTCGCGGCGTCAGGGGTGGGGCTGGCCACCCTCGTGGCCGAGCCGATCCCCGTCAGCGACGACGACGCCCTCGCCGCCGCCGAGGACGCCGCGCGCCGGGCGGGGACCGCCGTCGTCGTGGTCGGGCTGACGGAGGAGGACGAGACCGAGGCCGCTGACAAGCACACCCTCGCCCTGCCCGGCCGTCAGGACGAACTCGTGACCCGGGTGGCCGCGGCGGCCGAGCGGACCGTGGTGGTCGTCAACGCCGCCACCCCGGTCCTCATGCCGTGGCTCGACGCGGTGGACGCGGTGCTGATCGTGGGCCTGCCGGGCCAGGAGGGCGGCCATGCCGTGGCCGATGTCCTCACGGGCACGGCCGAGCCCACGGGCCGCCTCGTCACGAGTTTCCCTTCCGCGGACGGCGCGGCCCCGGCCTGGAGCACTCAGCCGGACGAGACACTGACCCTCGATTACAGCGACGGCACCGCCATCGGCTACCGCGGCTATCACGCCGGCGACGCGCCCGAGCCCCTGTTCTGGTTCGGCGCCGGCCTGGGCTACGGCGCGTGGGAATACGCGGACGCCGGCCTCCCGGACGACGACGGCGTGCCCGTGGTGTCCCTGACGCTGCGGAACGTCTCGGCACGGGGCAGCCGTGAAGTGGTGCAGCTCTACTACGTCCCCGCGGAGGCCGGGCAGCCCGTCCGCTTGGCGGGGTACGCGAACGTCGAGGTCCCGGCGGGAGGCGCGGTCCCCGTGACCGTCCGCGCCGATCCGCGGCTGTTCCGCCGCTGGGACGAGGCGGTCGGAGCCTGGCAAGAGCTCACGGGCGGTGAGTTCCTCCTGGCCCGCGGCCTCGGCGATGTGCGCGCGCGAGTGTCATGGGGATGA
- a CDS encoding alkaline phosphatase family protein, which translates to MKLRITSRLGKTMAGVLAVGALSASLLAGGTAATAGTTLPAHDSQHQNDQGQNSQGQNAASKIGHVWTIILENKSYEATFTGLNQNDYLWKTLPSYGALLTQYYGTGHYSLDNYISLVGGQSPAPDNQNDCPQYTDVSPGTPAADGQVLASTGCVYPASTKTLFNQLDDKHVSWKAYMQDMGNDAGREDVYRCGIPGDPSGAGVKDPSGATATDQYVAKHNPTAWFHSVIDNPQDCKNVVPLSGYRATPGHPALTGLEEDLKSVRTTPKFNWITPGNCSDAHDATCKGPGQNMSGDPNSRQGGLYASDNFLKKYVPMIMNSPAFQQDGLIQIIFDEAMPPYKMYGNSIADLNFSADSRLGTDSGTGASAQAEANTGQSVVACCNELPGPNTSQPGFQAFNQDTTPGGGITGAVMISRFIKPGSVSNQPYNHYSWLRSMEDLFGVHDGGTDGRGHLGYAGADGLRPFGGDVYNNPSGRALQPTPSGAITYPAVAGVKDTGVPVIPAGSVYARH; encoded by the coding sequence ATGAAATTGCGGATCACCAGCCGCCTCGGGAAGACCATGGCCGGAGTTCTGGCCGTGGGCGCCCTGAGCGCCTCCCTGCTGGCGGGCGGCACCGCCGCCACCGCCGGAACCACCCTCCCCGCGCACGACTCCCAGCACCAGAACGACCAGGGCCAGAACAGCCAGGGTCAGAACGCCGCGTCGAAGATCGGCCACGTCTGGACCATCATCCTTGAGAACAAGTCGTACGAAGCCACGTTCACGGGCCTGAACCAGAACGACTACCTCTGGAAGACCCTCCCGTCCTACGGCGCGCTGCTCACCCAGTACTACGGCACGGGCCACTACAGCCTGGACAACTACATCAGCCTGGTCGGCGGGCAGTCCCCCGCCCCGGACAACCAGAACGACTGTCCCCAGTACACGGACGTCTCGCCGGGCACCCCCGCGGCCGATGGCCAGGTCCTGGCGTCCACGGGCTGCGTCTACCCGGCCTCCACCAAGACGCTCTTCAACCAGCTCGACGACAAGCACGTCAGCTGGAAGGCGTACATGCAGGACATGGGCAACGACGCCGGCCGCGAGGACGTCTACCGCTGCGGCATCCCGGGCGACCCGTCCGGCGCCGGCGTGAAGGACCCCTCCGGCGCGACCGCGACGGACCAGTACGTGGCCAAGCACAATCCCACGGCCTGGTTCCACTCCGTGATCGACAACCCGCAGGACTGCAAGAACGTGGTCCCTCTCTCCGGCTACCGCGCCACCCCGGGCCACCCGGCCCTCACGGGCCTGGAGGAGGACCTCAAGTCCGTCCGCACCACGCCGAAGTTCAACTGGATCACTCCGGGCAACTGCTCCGACGCGCATGACGCCACCTGCAAGGGTCCCGGCCAGAACATGAGCGGTGACCCGAACAGCCGCCAGGGCGGCCTCTACGCGTCGGACAACTTCCTCAAGAAGTACGTTCCGATGATCATGAACTCCCCCGCGTTCCAGCAGGACGGCCTGATCCAGATCATCTTCGATGAGGCCATGCCGCCGTACAAGATGTACGGCAACTCGATCGCGGACCTGAACTTCTCCGCCGATTCCCGTCTCGGCACCGACTCCGGCACCGGCGCCTCAGCACAGGCCGAGGCCAACACGGGCCAGTCCGTGGTCGCGTGCTGCAACGAGCTCCCCGGCCCGAACACCAGCCAGCCCGGTTTCCAGGCGTTCAACCAGGACACCACCCCGGGCGGCGGCATCACGGGCGCCGTGATGATCTCCCGCTTCATCAAGCCGGGTTCGGTCAGCAACCAGCCGTACAACCACTACAGCTGGCTCCGCAGCATGGAGGACCTCTTCGGCGTGCACGACGGCGGCACGGACGGCCGGGGCCACCTCGGCTACGCGGGGGCCGACGGCCTCCGCCCCTTCGGCGGCGATGTCTACAACAACCCGTCCGGCCGGGCCCTCCAGCCCACGCCGTCCGGCGCGATCACCTACCCGGCCGTGGCCGGCGTGAAGGATACGGGCGTCCCGGTCATCCCGGCCGGCAGCGTCTACGCCCGCCACTGA
- a CDS encoding Lrp/AsnC family transcriptional regulator — MSVPRQRFHPLSGFHPLGVPAVELSEEDLRLLHALQIAPRVSWLDAAGILGSHPATLARRWERLRASGRAWITAHLAGDPSVMILAFADIECEPGLREQAQTALAAIPEVATIDVATGNPDLALTVLAPSLAECTERILPQVASAPGVLHVHSELCTRLHSGGHSWRLAALDREEIAAFTRLGAVEPHHGPVPDAALDLLPFLALNGRAGVADMARALDRSPATVHRQLAKILGSDLLTFRCEVAQGPAGYPVACRWLAKAPAGQHAQVAAALSGLRNVRLAASTTGRTNFIIMMWLRTVADVLTAELTLQERLPQIELVQSTVMLRSAKRVGFMLGPDGAATGEVVPGPGMPQEVPGMGPGIMDA, encoded by the coding sequence ATGAGCGTGCCGCGTCAGCGTTTTCATCCACTCTCGGGTTTCCACCCCTTGGGGGTCCCCGCCGTCGAGCTGTCCGAGGAGGACCTGCGGCTGCTGCACGCCCTGCAGATCGCCCCGCGCGTCTCCTGGCTCGACGCCGCCGGCATCCTCGGTTCCCATCCCGCAACCCTGGCGCGTCGCTGGGAACGACTGCGGGCCTCGGGGCGGGCCTGGATCACGGCCCATCTCGCGGGCGACCCGTCCGTCATGATCCTCGCCTTCGCGGACATCGAGTGTGAGCCGGGGCTCCGCGAACAGGCGCAGACGGCCCTGGCCGCCATCCCCGAAGTGGCCACGATCGACGTGGCCACGGGGAACCCGGATCTCGCGCTCACCGTGCTGGCGCCGTCGCTCGCCGAATGCACGGAACGCATCCTGCCGCAGGTCGCGTCGGCGCCGGGGGTCCTCCACGTGCACAGCGAGCTGTGCACCCGGCTGCACTCCGGCGGACATTCGTGGCGGCTCGCCGCGCTCGACCGCGAGGAGATCGCCGCCTTCACGCGCCTCGGGGCGGTCGAACCGCACCACGGACCCGTCCCGGACGCCGCCCTGGACCTCCTGCCCTTCCTGGCGCTCAACGGGCGGGCCGGCGTCGCGGACATGGCCCGCGCCCTCGACCGGAGTCCGGCCACCGTGCACCGACAGCTCGCGAAGATCCTGGGCAGCGACCTCCTGACCTTCCGCTGCGAGGTCGCCCAGGGCCCCGCCGGTTACCCGGTCGCGTGCCGCTGGCTCGCCAAGGCGCCCGCCGGGCAGCACGCCCAGGTGGCCGCGGCGCTGAGCGGGCTGCGGAACGTCCGCCTCGCCGCGTCCACCACGGGCCGGACCAACTTCATCATCATGATGTGGCTCCGCACGGTGGCCGACGTCCTCACCGCCGAACTGACCCTGCAGGAACGGCTCCCCCAGATCGAACTCGTGCAGAGCACCGTCATGCTGCGCAGCGCCAAGCGCGTGGGCTTCATGCTCGGCCCGGACGGCGCCGCCACGGGCGAGGTTGTCCCCGGGCCCGGGATGCCGCAGGAGGTGCCCGGCATGGGACCCGGCATCATGGACGCATGA
- a CDS encoding M20 family metallopeptidase — MAITDDARALQDQLIQWRHAFHQAPEIGLDLPRTQEKVLTALDGLGLEISTGTDTTSVTAVLRGTAGLPAGSPSDGAAGTVARPAVLLRADMDALPVQERTGVEYTSRIDGAMHACGHDLHTAMLLGAATLLADSRHRIAGDVVFMFQPGEEGYDGASVMVREGVLDAAGRRVDAAFGMHVFSSLEPHGRFVTRPGVMMSASDGLFVRVLGAGGHGSAPHAAKDPVTVSAEMILALQTMVTRQFDMFDPTVLTVGRLAAGTKRNVIPDTAEFDATIRTFSEANRERMQTAIPRLLQGIAHAHGLDVEVTYLPEYPLTVTDTAETEFAESTIAELFDGRHSRLAQPLSGSEDFSRVLAEVPGSFVGLSAVPEGVDPRTSAFNHSPYATFDDAVLADGAAVYAQLALSRTALLGAGQTAASQPAAAQPGSAQPAVR, encoded by the coding sequence ATGGCCATCACGGACGACGCACGGGCGTTGCAGGACCAGCTCATCCAGTGGAGGCACGCCTTCCACCAGGCCCCCGAGATCGGGCTGGATCTGCCCCGGACGCAGGAGAAGGTCCTGACCGCACTGGACGGCCTGGGGCTCGAGATCTCCACCGGCACGGACACCACCTCGGTCACCGCGGTCCTCCGCGGCACGGCCGGCCTCCCCGCCGGGAGTCCCTCCGACGGGGCCGCCGGGACAGTGGCACGTCCCGCGGTCCTGCTCCGCGCCGACATGGACGCCCTCCCGGTCCAGGAACGCACGGGCGTCGAGTACACCTCCAGGATCGACGGCGCCATGCACGCCTGTGGCCACGACCTCCACACCGCCATGCTGCTCGGCGCCGCGACCCTCCTGGCCGACAGTCGGCACCGGATCGCCGGCGACGTCGTCTTCATGTTCCAGCCGGGGGAGGAGGGCTACGACGGCGCGTCGGTCATGGTGCGCGAAGGGGTCCTGGACGCCGCCGGCCGCCGCGTGGACGCCGCCTTCGGCATGCACGTCTTCTCCTCGCTTGAGCCGCACGGCCGTTTCGTCACCCGGCCCGGCGTCATGATGAGCGCGTCCGACGGCCTGTTCGTCCGGGTCCTCGGCGCAGGTGGCCACGGCTCGGCTCCGCACGCCGCGAAGGACCCGGTGACGGTGTCAGCCGAGATGATCCTGGCCCTGCAGACCATGGTCACGCGCCAGTTCGACATGTTCGACCCGACCGTCCTCACGGTCGGCCGCCTGGCCGCTGGAACCAAGCGCAACGTCATCCCGGACACCGCCGAGTTCGACGCCACCATCCGCACCTTCTCCGAGGCGAACCGGGAGCGCATGCAGACCGCGATCCCGCGTCTCCTCCAGGGCATCGCCCACGCCCATGGTCTGGACGTGGAGGTCACCTACCTCCCCGAGTACCCGCTCACCGTCACGGACACCGCCGAGACCGAGTTCGCGGAATCCACCATCGCGGAGCTCTTCGACGGACGGCACTCCCGGCTGGCCCAGCCCCTCAGCGGCTCCGAGGACTTCTCGCGCGTGCTCGCGGAGGTGCCCGGCAGCTTCGTCGGGCTCAGCGCGGTGCCGGAGGGCGTCGATCCCCGGACGAGCGCTTTCAACCACTCGCCCTACGCGACCTTCGACGACGCGGTGCTCGCCGACGGCGCGGCGGTCTATGCCCAGCTCGCGCTGTCCCGCACCGCGCTCCTCGGAGCAGGCCAGACCGCCGCGTCGCAACCGGCCGCCGCTCAGCCAGGTTCAGCCCAGCCGGCCGTCCGCTGA
- a CDS encoding MFS transporter translates to MTASTPSAPAVDAAKPSARRTLISTGIGNAAEWYDWAIYATFAPYFSKQLFNPADPTSAILSTLAIFAVGFVARPFGGFVFGWVGDRFGRKNAMTMTVAMAAVGSLLIGIAPTFAAVGAFASLLLLVARLIQGLAHGGELPSSQTYLAEMAPREKRGFWATLIYFSGTLGNMLGALLGAILAALLPKAEMAAWGWRLPFILGALMGLYGLVMRARMPETEAFEELKTGSATREQGFGALMRDIVAHRKQAAQVIGMTLGLTVIYYVWAIVAPTYAATSLKLDPGQALWAGFAANVVFLIALPFWGRLSDRIGRKPVLIIGGVGCAALHFPMTWLLRDSVWQLFVSMAVMLVFIAAGAAIAPAVYAELFPAKVRTAGVGIPYALAVAAFGGTAPYLQTLFTDVVKQPWMFNLYAVVLSIISILVVLRLPETRGKDLSS, encoded by the coding sequence ATGACCGCCAGCACCCCCTCAGCCCCCGCCGTCGACGCCGCCAAACCCTCCGCGCGTCGCACCCTCATCAGCACCGGCATCGGAAACGCCGCCGAATGGTACGACTGGGCGATCTACGCGACCTTCGCCCCGTACTTCTCGAAGCAGCTCTTCAACCCCGCGGATCCCACCTCGGCCATCCTCTCGACGCTCGCGATCTTCGCCGTGGGCTTCGTGGCGCGGCCCTTCGGAGGGTTCGTCTTCGGATGGGTCGGTGACCGCTTCGGCCGCAAGAACGCCATGACCATGACGGTCGCGATGGCGGCGGTCGGCAGCCTGCTGATCGGCATCGCCCCGACCTTCGCCGCGGTCGGCGCGTTCGCGTCCCTGCTGCTCCTGGTGGCCCGCCTGATCCAGGGCCTGGCGCACGGCGGCGAGCTGCCGTCGTCGCAGACGTATCTCGCCGAGATGGCCCCGCGGGAGAAGCGCGGCTTCTGGGCCACGCTCATCTACTTCTCCGGCACCCTGGGGAACATGCTCGGCGCGCTGCTCGGCGCGATCCTGGCGGCGCTGCTGCCGAAGGCCGAGATGGCGGCGTGGGGCTGGCGGCTGCCGTTCATCCTCGGCGCCCTCATGGGCCTGTACGGACTGGTGATGCGGGCGCGGATGCCTGAGACAGAGGCGTTCGAGGAGCTGAAGACCGGGAGCGCGACGCGGGAGCAGGGGTTCGGAGCTCTGATGCGGGACATCGTGGCACACCGGAAGCAGGCGGCCCAGGTGATCGGCATGACGCTCGGACTGACGGTCATTTACTACGTGTGGGCGATCGTCGCGCCGACCTATGCGGCCACGAGCCTCAAACTGGATCCGGGGCAGGCGCTCTGGGCCGGGTTCGCCGCCAATGTCGTCTTCCTGATCGCCCTGCCGTTCTGGGGCCGTCTGAGCGACAGGATCGGCCGCAAACCGGTCCTCATCATCGGCGGTGTGGGGTGCGCGGCGCTGCATTTCCCCATGACCTGGCTGCTCCGGGACTCGGTGTGGCAGCTGTTCGTCTCGATGGCCGTGATGCTCGTCTTCATCGCCGCCGGGGCGGCGATCGCCCCCGCGGTGTACGCGGAGCTGTTCCCGGCGAAGGTCCGCACGGCCGGCGTCGGGATCCCGTACGCCCTCGCGGTGGCGGCGTTCGGCGGCACCGCGCCGTACCTCCAGACCCTGTTCACCGATGTGGTGAAGCAGCCGTGGATGTTCAACCTCTACGCCGTGGTCCTGAGCATCATCTCGATCCTGGTGGTGCTGCGGCTTCCTGAGACCAGAGGCAAGGACCTGAGCAGCTGA
- a CDS encoding choice-of-anchor A family protein yields the protein MNRKHLSAVCAAALLSSTTLALAAVPNALAAAQSASCAPRDGMPGIVNEPGFTDNNVALFAGGDYTVTGSAAEAEGLLVIKGDARFHKIPGGIFNVGRVGAGSGIVPTPGETMLAVGGGMLIDSGTTVDVGHGLTDGPKYGGAVHVGGVLDEQGTLTTNGGEVATEMGAGQALSPFATFDQTMIKESADLAALTPTGKAVNNNGTITFTSTAPSHGNVQVFTLTTADLKDASVFVFDKSIPADASIAVNVTGTDAVSIDPLAVGYKGEQADLYSSKYFGEASSRILYNFTQAPSLTLGGGGNFLGSILAPAASADLTASTNGRLYVGHDITTHGTGNESHNYPWTGAPVFDCTPETPVPPTTPPATPSTPSVPLQPATPVTPATATTAPATPPTTPPATPGTPVTPASTPAAPQATSTHTTVPVAGHTSTGELASTGLNLSAFVPATGGFLLVAGVVIAFHARRRRH from the coding sequence ATGAACCGGAAACACCTGAGCGCCGTGTGCGCCGCCGCGCTGCTTTCGTCCACCACCCTCGCCCTCGCAGCCGTGCCGAATGCGCTGGCCGCCGCCCAGTCGGCCTCGTGCGCTCCCCGTGACGGCATGCCGGGCATCGTCAACGAACCGGGCTTCACCGACAACAACGTCGCCCTGTTCGCCGGCGGCGACTACACCGTGACCGGCTCCGCCGCAGAAGCGGAAGGCCTGCTGGTCATCAAAGGCGACGCCCGCTTCCACAAGATTCCCGGCGGGATCTTCAATGTCGGCAGGGTGGGCGCGGGCTCCGGGATCGTCCCCACCCCGGGCGAGACCATGCTCGCCGTCGGCGGTGGCATGCTGATCGACTCAGGAACCACCGTGGACGTGGGGCATGGCCTGACCGACGGCCCGAAGTACGGCGGAGCGGTTCACGTGGGCGGGGTCCTCGACGAACAGGGAACGCTCACCACCAATGGCGGCGAGGTGGCGACCGAGATGGGTGCCGGCCAGGCGCTCTCACCGTTCGCCACCTTCGATCAGACCATGATCAAGGAATCCGCCGATCTCGCGGCCCTCACTCCTACGGGGAAGGCCGTGAACAACAACGGCACGATCACGTTCACCAGCACCGCCCCGAGCCACGGCAACGTCCAGGTCTTCACCCTCACCACCGCCGATCTCAAGGACGCCTCCGTCTTCGTCTTCGACAAATCGATCCCCGCCGACGCGTCGATCGCGGTCAACGTCACCGGCACGGATGCCGTCTCCATCGATCCCCTCGCCGTCGGATACAAGGGTGAACAGGCGGACCTGTACTCCTCGAAGTACTTCGGGGAGGCCTCCTCAAGGATCCTCTACAACTTCACCCAGGCCCCCTCGCTCACCCTCGGTGGTGGCGGCAACTTCCTGGGCTCCATCCTGGCGCCCGCGGCGTCCGCGGATCTGACAGCAAGCACCAACGGGCGTCTCTATGTCGGCCACGACATCACCACTCACGGCACGGGGAACGAAAGCCACAACTACCCCTGGACCGGGGCTCCCGTCTTCGACTGCACTCCGGAGACACCGGTCCCGCCGACAACGCCGCCCGCCACGCCCAGCACTCCTTCAGTCCCGCTTCAGCCGGCCACACCGGTGACCCCGGCCACCGCGACGACCGCGCCGGCCACCCCGCCGACGACGCCGCCCGCCACGCCGGGCACGCCGGTGACCCCTGCGTCCACTCCCGCCGCTCCACAGGCCACGAGCACCCACACCACGGTTCCCGTCGCCGGTCACACCAGCACCGGCGAGCTCGCGTCAACGGGCCTGAACCTGTCCGCTTTCGTGCCTGCGACCGGCGGGTTCCTCCTCGTCGCCGGTGTCGTGATCGCCTTCCATGCCCGCCGTCGGCGGCACTGA